One Coffea eugenioides isolate CCC68of chromosome 2, Ceug_1.0, whole genome shotgun sequence genomic window, TCCACGTGGATCTTCTCTTTTGCATCTGAGGTAAGGAATTTAGACTAATTAACTGTTATATCAGTAAGAGAGAATAACTAAACAGACGAAGGTCTACATACCTTCAAAGATATCTTGATAAGAAGGATCGCATACCACAACAATTTCCCTTACTTCAGGCAGAGCGCAGAAGGTAAAGAAACTAAAATGCAAGTCATCCAATAAACAACTCAGAGAGTGAAGGTTAGCCAAGAACAGCAAACAACCATGGGAAATATTTACTCTGACTCTGAGATGaagttctttctttttcttaatgaATGTGAACCCAACCACAACAGGTTTCATCTAGAAGATAATTCCACTAAGAGTTGAGTACACTGATGTTTAGACTCTAAACGATCAGATACTAGTAAGAATATATGCAAGTGAAATCTTGCTTTAACATTGGCATGGTTGCAGATTGGAATTAGATCAGATCTCCCTGTTATGGACAGAAACTTAAAAGTGGGATGGACTTAAACTACTCATAAAAATGGAGAGGATAAACAAGGATATTTTCTCTGAAATTCTTAACGGGCCCAGAAATATAGCTCTGTCAACCTtgcaaataaaacaaataatgtAGGGCTCAGAAATTCTAATAAACTCATATAGTTTATTTTAATGACTTcaattttgtaaattttcaaagaGGAATTTTGGTTCCTTTTTTCAGAAGATCTCAACAGACCTCATTCTGACTCATTGGCTTTCATAGCTATCAGGCTTGAGTTGGAGCGGTAGCTGTTTACCTGTACAATGCGATAGGTTGGCCTAGAAGTGGAAGATACTGCTTTGGCATGCTAGCCTATTCACACAAAAgagattaaatccatcatcTGACAGTGAAAATCATTAATGCAAAGCGCTGAAAATCCATCACGAGCCAATGATGCAAAGCGCTGAAAATCATTATAGAGTAAACATCCCTTATCCTGGATTTCCAATGGACAGATGTCAAAACTAAGATTTTGTGAGGGTGTCAATGAAGGAAATTGCTAGACGACACTAACCTAATAACTTTCACAAAATCCAGTAATTCCCCAATTCCAACTAAACCAAAAGCTCAAGAAAGTATCAGTGCAAATGGTTGGCCTAGGATTTAGGTGTATATTCTGTAACTGACATTAATCTACTAGCAAATTGCAAGCCAGATAATATAAGGAAGACTTACACCCATTCTTTTCCCCGTTCCTCCAGCAAGCAGAATCACAGAGACACATTTCTCTTTAACTACTATATCAGGGCTCTGAAATTACAAGATTGATCACTTTTATTTTCCACAACAAAAAGAAATCATAGAAATGAGCAAATACcaacaaaaaattgaactttTCACCTTGTCAAACTCTCCTGATATTGCAGCGCAAGTAATTCTCAAATGGGCCAACCTTGAATTTTGCAACGAATTGAAATTCTTGAGGAGAAATGAATGTTTCCCGAATTGGTCGGGAGTTGAAGTAGCTGAAAACAAGCGAACTGATCTCTTGAAAATGAGGTTAGCACTTCCCAAGAATACTGGGGAAGATGAAGAAAAGGAAGCAAAGCAAGAGAGTGGCAGTCTGGATTGGATAGTTGACATTTTTTCTCTCCTTCAAAGATTGAAGCTTTCTTTCAGCTGCCTCTCCCCTCAGCCGCCAAGAgacagagaaagagagagacaaaaagaaagaaatgttgAAATTAAAATGGCTTGCCAGAGGTACACAGCTCTGACGCAGCAGTTGCTCCCTTTGTACACAAGTGTATATGTTACCACTCAGCTAATTATCTAATGAAAGTGACATtttgagccaaaaaaaaaaaaagaagacaaaaggTAAGAGAGTGTAGGAGTACAGGAATCTAGCAGgaaatgaaattttgggattATTTTAGGCAGGCATATGCTCCTCGAGGACCCCTTTCACAGCTAAAATTATCGACTTACGGTTTTACAGGTCGGGGTTGGTACAGGAGAATCAGAACTTTTGGACAAGTCGAGCTCGTGAGCGAACCAAGCTACAAAGATGCGGGAATCTCCTGCTCTTTCTGGCTTGCATGTGTGCATTAaggttttgtttggattgtaactTTTtgaaggctttttttttttaagcaaaacatcaatttagtccctaaactatTGTATTAAAGTCAAAATAGTCCCTAAACTTCTTTTGAATCAATTTAGTCGCTCAACTATTTTTAAAAAGCTGAAATATCCTTGAACTTTATTATGAGTCAATTTAACAGCATAACTATTTTCTTAAGGCGAAATAGTTCCTCACCTATGTTTACGTGGCTAATTTGGTCGTTATTTAGCTAATCTGTCCAATTCATCAACTTTTGGCACTGACAACCAATGACATGATAAGAAACCCAATCATAGCCCTTATTAGAACAATAAAAAACTGATATTTGCTAAAAAATTGACAACAAAATTGAATCATATCGAAATAAAAAAAGTTGAGCTTCTTTTCAACtttgttttttaaaaagtaaTCATAATAACAACACATTTTTTCCAACTTTTTACATACTGTTGTTGTGTGATTTTCTCTTTTATCCATTTAATGGACTATGTTGgatcatgaaattttttgcaTCAACTCCTTTTTTTTATCCATAAGAAGCTCTATAATTTTATTTGTTCTCTATAtgattcaattttgtttttaatttttttgacaaatatctatttttctattattttaatAAGGGTAATAACTGAATTTCTTATTTTGCCCCCGGTTGTTAGTGCAAAAGATTGATAAATTGGATGAATAAGCCAAATAAAGACCAAATTAGCCACGTAAATAAAGGTGAGGGACTATTTCAGCTTAAGTAAAATAGCTGAGGGACTAAATTGGCTCATAATAAAGTTTGAGGACTATAGCTTCATAAAAATAATTGAGGAACTAAACTAACTCACAATAAAGTTTAAGGACTATTTTGGctttagaaaaataatttaaggACTAACTTACAATTTCATTCTTGCTTTTTCCATTTATACTATTAGAAAATTCAAGACAAACTATATAGCGTAAAAAACTCGTATATATCTGTCATAATCAAAAAATGTATATTTCTAGCAATTCGACTATTTAAAAAGATATTAGTaaactaaaattttaaattacttAATATATAAAGGTATctctcaaaaaaataaaataactgatatttttagtttctttttttatatagtttattaACTGTTATGTTATtatgatttgaattttttactATTGTTATTAAAAATTATTGTATTCTAAACTCTAGATGTGTTGAtttaaataatatttgaaatacTTTATGTGCATAGATAACATACTTTGTCATGGCACAGACCCTatgataattattattttcaatatATAAAAGCAAGAAagatagaaataaataaagaataagtttaaaaagattaaaattaaCGTATGGATAATATTTGCAAAGAACAGAAATTATTGGATTACATGAGAGATGGGAAGAAAGACAAgtagaaaaagacaaaaaaggagaaaaaaatgaaataaagtaACATTTATTATGGAATGGATACTTTTGTCCTGAAACATAAAATAGGGGAACAAAGTGCCTATTTATTGAGTTGAGGGGAGCAAACTGCAACTAAGGGTGGATAAAATTTAAGGGGTTTAATGCTTCTAACCCTAATTTGAAAGGCGACGGAAGTAGACTTTTTCCACTTCTTTCTTGCGTTGCAAACAATGCTGCATGGTTAGATACCAGCTTTGCCAAAATCACATAAAATGATAATCAAACAGAGGAAATAATAATCAACTGAAAAATTGATATCGAATACCAGTTTGCACATTAATGTATCTAGCATTTTTTGTGAATcgtaaggttttttttttttcccttagtTTGCCAAACAAAGTCAGAAAACTCCGACTCCTAAGTGAATAATGGAAACAAAACCTCCCAACTTTCGGATTCCTCCCTGCTAAAGATTAAGTCTTTATATTTACTTGATTAACTCTGTAGATTTACTTTGTATTTTGCTGATCATATTTAGTTCATTGGCGGGACTGCAACTTCTGACAATTGTGGTGCCAGCAGCTTTACTTGGTGTACGTCTAGCAATAAATTAAATGTCAACTGAAGGGGTTGATTTTGCTGGAGATGAAATCAGATCCTTCGAACCGAAGGAAATTGATGATGAAGTTGACAAGGCAACTAGGTCATTGTACGACCACCTTTCGGTCGAGGATGAAGCCCAGAGGTTGTTGAAGGAGATCAGAATTGCTATGGAACAAGTCAAAGAATCAAAATTTTACGCCAATTTAACCGAGCAGATTAAAGGAGATGCATTCCAGAGCCAACTCAAGCGGGTCTTGGGGCCTAATCATTCTCAGTTGGAGATGGTTATCTATGGTTTAGGTGGCTTGGAGTTTAATTTCTCTCCTCACCATCAACTAGCCATTGCCTTGCTACTGAAACAAGATTTTTGCTGGTGGATTGAGAGGATACAAGTGTACGATCCCGTTTTCTCCCCTGCAGACGTTCTTGTCTTGAAAGAATTAGGATGTGAAGTTCTATCACTCAACGAAAGGTGCAGAAGGAAAGTTGAGAAACCCACACTCTTTTACATGCCCCATGCCGAAATCGATATGGTGGGTGAATTGCTGGGGGCGAATTGGTGCCCATCTCGGATCAATCAGCTCATTATTTTGGGCGTCAGTTTTGATTCAAAAAGTAGTAGTCGATGCCGAACGGtcaaaaattccaaaattaaattttttggttGCCCAGTTGATTTTATATATGCCATCCAGAACCACACGAAGGAAATAttcatagaactaaattatGGTAGTGTCTATGATGGCATCTTTGACAACTTCGCTTTCCACTTTTTTGAGGTAGATTCTCAACTTGATATGGAGACGCTCATACCAGGTATTTCTCCTCTTCTTTCTTTGGTTTCAAGGAATGAACTTGCACTTGTA contains:
- the LOC113761973 gene encoding 2-C-methyl-D-erythritol 4-phosphate cytidylyltransferase, chloroplastic, yielding MSTIQSRLPLSCFASFSSSSPVFLGSANLIFKRSVRLFSATSTPDQFGKHSFLLKNFNSLQNSRLAHLRITCAAISGEFDKSPDIVVKEKCVSVILLAGGTGKRMGASMPKQYLPLLGQPIALYSFFTFCALPEVREIVVVCDPSYQDIFEDAKEKIHVDMKFALPGKERQDSVYSGLQAVDSSTELVCIHDSARPLVLAEDVGKVLKDALRVGAAVLGVPSKATIKEADSKYFVVKTLDRKTLWEMQTPQVIKPDLLRKGFELVNREGLEVTDDVSIVEHLKHPVYITEGSYTNIKVTTPDDLLLAERILKPTSPKPS
- the LOC113759311 gene encoding protein SENSITIVITY TO RED LIGHT REDUCED 1-like, yielding MSTEGVDFAGDEIRSFEPKEIDDEVDKATRSLYDHLSVEDEAQRLLKEIRIAMEQVKESKFYANLTEQIKGDAFQSQLKRVLGPNHSQLEMVIYGLGGLEFNFSPHHQLAIALLLKQDFCWWIERIQVYDPVFSPADVLVLKELGCEVLSLNERFST